The nucleotide window ATGACCGTCGCCGTCGCTCCGACCTGCACCGCCTGCGGGCTGTGCCTCGCCACGTGCCCCCCGCACGCCCTGCTCCGGGCCCCGCTCCGCCCCCGGGTGGTCGACGACCGCTGCACCGACTGCTGGCTGTGCATCGAGGTCTGCCCGGTCGACGCGATCGCGGCCGTCGCTCCGGCCCGGGAGGTCGGGCGATGACCGACATCCATCCGATCGAGGTCGAGAGCTACCGCATCCTCGCCGACCGCGTCGACCTGTCGGGCTGGCCGGACGGCGACCGTGACGTGGTGGCCCGGGTGATCCACAGCACCGCCGATCTCGAGTTCGCCGGCACGATGCGGATCGGCAGCCACGCGGTCGACGCCGCCGTCACCGCCCTGCGAGCCGGGGCACCGGTCGTCTGCGACGCCCACATGCTGCGGGTCGGCCTCACCCGCCTCCCCGGAGCGACGTGCCTCCTCGACGAGGTCCCGACGGCCCCACCCGGCTCGACCCGCTCGGCCGCCGCGATCCGCCTGGCCGCCGAGCGCCACCCCGACGGGGCGCTCTGGGTCGTCGGCAACGCCCCCACCGCCCTGGAGGAGATCCTCCGCCTGCAGGCCAGTGGCGACCTCCGACCAGCCGCCGTCGTGGGCCTGCCCGTGGGGTTCGTGGGAGCAGCCGAGTCGAAGGCGGCGCTCTGGGACAGCCCGCTGCAGCCCGTCGCCATCACCAACCGGGGCGAGAAGGGAGGGACGCCCGCCGCGGCCGGTGCGGTCAACGCACTCGTGCGCCGGGCCGCCGCTCGCCCGTAACATCCGTCACGACATGCAGATCCGACCGGTCCTCCTTATCAGAGGGGTGCTGCTCGTGGCAGTCGCGCTGGGCACGTTCCTGTCGTCCCCGGCGTCGGCCCATGGCGGCGACCCTGTCATCACCGTCGACCAGGTGCACCCCGGCCCGGGGTCGACCCACTACTTCGTCACGATGACCTGGGACGACGGCGACCCGATCGCCGACGGGTCGCTCACGGCGACGCCCATCGCCCCCGACGGCACCGAGGGCGAGCTGGTCGTGCTGGAGACGACGGGCGACGGCGTCTACCAGGGGCCGGTCCCGATGGACGCGCCCGGCACGTGGACGGTGCGGTTCACCTCGGTGGAGCCGCCCGGCTCGATCGAGACCACCCAGGTCGTCGAGGGCCCGCCGACCACTGAGGCCCCCACGACGACCGCGGCCTCCGAGACCACGTCTCCCACCACGGCCGCGCCGGATGCCACCGAGGCCCCGGTCGACACCGACGACGAGACCGCCGCCGACGACGAGGGGTCCGACGACGACTCCAGCTCGGCGCTCCCCTT belongs to Acidimicrobiales bacterium and includes:
- a CDS encoding 4Fe-4S binding protein encodes the protein MTVAVAPTCTACGLCLATCPPHALLRAPLRPRVVDDRCTDCWLCIEVCPVDAIAAVAPAREVGR
- a CDS encoding precorrin-8X methylmutase — protein: MTDIHPIEVESYRILADRVDLSGWPDGDRDVVARVIHSTADLEFAGTMRIGSHAVDAAVTALRAGAPVVCDAHMLRVGLTRLPGATCLLDEVPTAPPGSTRSAAAIRLAAERHPDGALWVVGNAPTALEEILRLQASGDLRPAAVVGLPVGFVGAAESKAALWDSPLQPVAITNRGEKGGTPAAAGAVNALVRRAAARP